A region of Catenibacterium mitsuokai DNA encodes the following proteins:
- a CDS encoding DNA-directed RNA polymerase subunit alpha, with translation MQKFEKANFTVDTYNEDENYGKFIIEPLERGFGTTLGNSLRRVLLSSMPGAAVFAVKINGAIHEFSAVDGVLEDVTAIILNIKKLVFELDSDEDVTMVIDVTGPATVTGADIQCPSEVKMISNDLVIAHVAEGQHFYMEMYAHKDRGYMSADQNKKYVNTIGVIPTDSIFSPVVNVAYLVEPTRVGQSAKYDQLTMEITTDGSIKPHEVLAIAAKVLVEHLNMFVELTDQAMNMDVMSEVQQDTGNKVLDMTIEELDLSVRSYNCLKRAGIQTVQELASKTEDDMIKVRNLGKKSLKEVKEKLNELGLGFKPMD, from the coding sequence ATGCAAAAGTTTGAAAAAGCAAATTTCACTGTTGATACATACAATGAAGATGAAAATTATGGTAAGTTTATCATCGAACCTTTAGAAAGAGGTTTTGGTACTACTTTAGGTAACTCTTTAAGAAGAGTATTATTATCATCTATGCCAGGTGCTGCAGTATTTGCAGTAAAAATCAATGGCGCTATTCATGAATTCTCAGCAGTTGATGGTGTCTTAGAAGACGTTACAGCTATTATCTTGAATATTAAGAAATTAGTATTTGAATTAGATTCAGATGAAGATGTAACAATGGTTATTGATGTAACTGGTCCAGCTACAGTAACTGGTGCAGATATTCAATGTCCTTCTGAAGTTAAGATGATTTCTAATGATTTAGTAATTGCTCATGTTGCTGAAGGTCAGCATTTCTATATGGAAATGTATGCTCATAAAGACAGAGGTTACATGAGTGCAGATCAGAACAAGAAATACGTTAATACTATTGGCGTAATTCCAACTGATTCTATCTTCTCTCCTGTTGTAAATGTGGCATATTTAGTTGAACCAACTCGTGTTGGTCAGTCAGCAAAATATGATCAGTTAACTATGGAGATTACAACTGATGGTTCAATCAAACCTCATGAAGTTCTTGCAATTGCTGCAAAAGTATTAGTTGAACATTTAAATATGTTCGTTGAATTAACTGATCAGGCAATGAATATGGACGTTATGAGTGAAGTACAGCAAGACACAGGTAACAAGGTTCTTGATATGACTATTGAAGAACTTGACCTTTCTGTACGTTCATACAACTGCTTAAAGAGAGCAGGAATTCAGACTGTTCAAGAATTAGCTTCAAAGACTGAAGACGATATGATCAAGGTTCGTAACCTTGGTAAGAAGTCTTTAAAAGAAGTTAAAGAAAAATTAAATGAATTAGGTCTTGGTTTTAAACCAATGGACTAA
- the rplQ gene encoding 50S ribosomal protein L17, with translation MANNRKLGRVSSHRKAMLRNLATDVIMHGKIETTATRAKEVRKVVDKLITLGIRGDLHARRQAAAILQNVVDPATGKTAVQVLFDDVAPKFKGKNGGYTRVIKTYNRKGDNAPMAIIGLF, from the coding sequence ATGGCAAACAATAGAAAATTAGGCCGTGTATCTAGTCATAGAAAAGCTATGTTACGTAACTTAGCTACTGATGTAATCATGCATGGTAAGATTGAAACAACTGCTACTCGTGCTAAAGAAGTTCGTAAAGTAGTTGATAAATTAATCACTCTTGGTATTAGAGGAGATCTTCATGCAAGAAGACAGGCTGCTGCTATTCTTCAGAATGTAGTAGATCCAGCAACTGGAAAGACTGCTGTACAGGTTCTATTTGATGATGTTGCACCTAAGTTCAAAGGTAAGAACGGTGGTTATACTAGAGTTATCAAAACTTATAACCGTAAAGGTGACAATGCCCCAATGGCAATCATCGGATTATTCTAA
- a CDS encoding MurR/RpiR family transcriptional regulator: MIIHQIEQTHFSDSEALIIQFILNRGMDIKNMTTKEIAEATFTSPSLLVRIAKKMGYAGWNQFKKAFLEELEYMYASQDIDASIPFLISDDISVISNNIFKLHEETIEDTKHLMKHDDLMNALKLLRDAKYIDIYTRPNKQHLAQSFAQKMYSIQKRVDTVMISGNDMMQASMSGPDHCAIIISYSGETTHILHLAKKLKSKHTPIIAITSISKSTLVNLSDVSLRISSREMLNTKIGDFASTESITCILDILYGCYFSLNYKENLNYKLSIAGEIDDQYSEYEYIDETKIK, from the coding sequence ATGATCATTCATCAAATTGAACAAACACACTTCAGTGACTCTGAAGCGCTCATTATTCAGTTTATTCTAAATAGGGGAATGGATATAAAAAACATGACCACTAAAGAAATTGCTGAAGCCACTTTCACAAGTCCTTCACTATTAGTACGTATTGCGAAGAAAATGGGTTATGCAGGCTGGAATCAGTTTAAAAAAGCATTCTTAGAAGAATTAGAATATATGTATGCTTCTCAGGATATTGATGCGTCTATTCCATTTCTTATCAGTGACGACATTTCTGTTATATCTAATAATATTTTTAAATTACACGAAGAAACAATAGAAGATACAAAACATTTAATGAAACATGATGATCTCATGAACGCATTAAAACTCTTAAGAGACGCTAAGTATATAGATATTTATACACGCCCTAATAAACAGCATCTTGCCCAATCATTTGCTCAGAAGATGTATTCTATCCAGAAACGAGTAGACACTGTTATGATCTCTGGAAATGACATGATGCAGGCTTCTATGAGCGGTCCTGACCATTGTGCTATTATTATCTCTTATTCTGGAGAAACAACTCATATACTACATCTTGCGAAAAAACTAAAGAGTAAACATACACCGATCATTGCGATTACAAGTATCTCTAAAAGTACACTTGTTAATTTATCCGATGTCAGTTTGAGAATTTCATCAAGAGAAATGCTGAATACAAAGATTGGAGACTTTGCATCCACTGAATCTATTACCTGTATTTTAGATATTCTCTATGGCTGCTATTTCTCACTCAACTATAAAGAGAATCTTAACTATAAATTAAGCATTGCCGGGGAAATAGATGACCAGTATTCAGAATATGAATATATTGATGAAACGAAAATAAAATGA
- a CDS encoding energy-coupling factor transporter ATPase, which yields MVNAVDINNLSFEYEEGAKTIDHISFSVPKGSYTVVLGHNGSGKSTIAKLIIGLLEPKTGDITVDGIHLDEEHLYDVREKVGIVFQNPDNQFIGSTVRDDIAFGLENLCVPTEDMEDIIQTYAKKVNMIEFLDHEPTKLSGGQKQRVAIAGILAMHPSIIILDEATSMLDPRGKIEINNLVHELNKTQNMTILSITHDIEEAALSDHVVLLDNGHIIDEGTPEKVLTQKEELERIGLDVPFAYKISKKLHDSGYPIKPIINKEKLVKELCQLNLKK from the coding sequence ATGGTTAATGCTGTAGACATAAATAATTTGAGTTTTGAGTACGAAGAAGGTGCCAAAACGATAGATCATATTTCTTTTTCTGTACCTAAAGGCAGCTATACAGTTGTATTAGGTCATAATGGTTCTGGTAAAAGTACGATTGCAAAGTTAATTATTGGTTTACTCGAACCTAAAACAGGAGACATCACAGTTGATGGAATTCATTTAGATGAAGAACATCTTTATGATGTCAGAGAAAAAGTAGGTATTGTATTCCAAAATCCTGATAACCAGTTTATTGGTTCAACAGTTAGAGATGATATCGCTTTTGGATTAGAGAACCTATGTGTTCCTACAGAAGATATGGAAGATATCATCCAGACTTATGCCAAAAAAGTCAACATGATTGAATTCCTTGATCATGAACCTACTAAACTTTCAGGAGGACAGAAGCAGCGTGTTGCAATTGCAGGAATACTTGCAATGCATCCATCTATTATTATTTTAGATGAAGCAACAAGTATGCTTGATCCTCGTGGTAAGATTGAAATCAATAACCTTGTTCATGAACTCAACAAAACTCAGAATATGACAATTCTCTCTATCACGCACGATATTGAAGAAGCAGCTCTTTCTGATCATGTGGTTCTATTAGACAATGGTCATATCATTGATGAAGGTACACCTGAGAAAGTATTAACTCAAAAAGAAGAGTTAGAACGTATTGGCCTTGACGTACCATTTGCATATAAGATTTCTAAAAAACTTCATGATTCAGGTTATCCAATCAAACCTATCATAAACAAAGAAAAGCTGGTGAAAGAATTATGTCAATTGAATTTAAAAAAGTAA
- a CDS encoding energy-coupling factor transporter ATPase — translation MSIEFKKVNYIYGENTPFSYIALKDVSLKIPQGSFTALIGHTGSGKSTLIQHINALLLPSNGEVDIDEFVIRAGEKPEVLKPLRKKAGLVFQFPEYQLFEETIEKDIIFGPMNFGMSEEDAKERAHKVLNLVGLDESYLERSPFELSGGQKRRVAIAGILAMEPDILVLDEPTAGLDPQGAKEMLELFKKFQESGKTVIMVSHDMNHVLKYCDHVVVMNHGEVERYCGVDELFSERDYLESMSIDLPVITDFIQELNMGGFHINPSIKDIDELVNAIGGEYNG, via the coding sequence ATGTCAATTGAATTTAAAAAAGTAAATTATATATATGGAGAAAATACGCCATTTTCATATATCGCATTAAAAGATGTTTCTCTAAAAATTCCTCAGGGTTCTTTTACAGCTCTGATTGGTCATACAGGAAGTGGTAAATCAACATTGATTCAGCATATCAATGCCTTACTTCTTCCATCAAATGGTGAAGTAGATATTGATGAATTTGTGATTCGTGCTGGAGAAAAACCTGAAGTTCTAAAACCACTAAGAAAAAAAGCAGGATTAGTCTTCCAGTTTCCAGAATATCAGTTATTCGAAGAAACAATCGAAAAAGATATCATCTTCGGGCCAATGAACTTCGGTATGTCTGAAGAAGACGCCAAAGAACGTGCACATAAGGTATTGAATCTTGTTGGCTTAGATGAAAGTTATCTTGAAAGATCCCCATTTGAATTATCAGGTGGACAAAAAAGAAGGGTGGCTATTGCAGGTATACTTGCAATGGAGCCAGATATTCTTGTACTAGATGAACCAACAGCGGGCTTAGATCCACAAGGCGCTAAAGAAATGCTGGAACTATTCAAGAAATTCCAGGAAAGTGGTAAGACAGTTATCATGGTCTCTCATGATATGAACCATGTCTTAAAATATTGCGATCATGTTGTTGTCATGAATCATGGTGAAGTAGAACGTTATTGTGGGGTTGATGAACTCTTTAGTGAAAGAGACTATCTTGAATCAATGAGCATCGATTTACCTGTTATTACTGATTTCATTCAGGAACTCAATATGGGAGGTTTCCATATCAACCCATCTATCAAAGATATAGATGAATTAGTTAACGCAATAGGAGGAGAATACAATGGATAG
- a CDS encoding energy-coupling factor transporter transmembrane component T family protein, with protein MDSMIIGRYLPLNSFIHKRDPRLKIGLLLLFLIAVFFDAGFIGYGILAAYVILCLILSKISFKDVMKAMKPMIVMMLFLALFNLLFLNTGSVVCTLGPVKIYSGALKQTAYILIRLVLIISMTTLLTACTKPLDLTLGLEKLFGPLKKVGFPTHEIAMMISIALRFIPTLLEETQRIMKAQASRGVDFQEGTFKEKVSAIVSLIIPLFISAFMRADDLANAMESRNYNPEATRTRYHQVKWNLGDTLSLVFSLVVISSVIALSFIL; from the coding sequence ATGGATAGTATGATTATTGGACGTTATCTTCCTCTTAACTCTTTTATACATAAAAGAGATCCACGTTTAAAAATAGGTCTTCTTTTATTATTCTTAATAGCTGTTTTCTTTGATGCAGGCTTTATCGGCTACGGTATCTTAGCTGCTTATGTCATTCTCTGCCTGATTCTTTCTAAAATTTCATTTAAGGATGTTATGAAGGCAATGAAACCAATGATTGTTATGATGTTATTCCTTGCCCTATTCAATCTCTTATTCTTGAATACAGGTTCTGTTGTATGTACTCTAGGACCCGTTAAAATCTATTCTGGCGCCTTAAAGCAGACTGCCTACATTCTGATTCGTCTAGTCTTGATTATCTCTATGACAACTCTTCTAACAGCCTGTACAAAGCCATTAGACTTAACACTTGGTTTAGAAAAACTCTTTGGTCCACTCAAGAAGGTTGGTTTTCCAACTCATGAAATCGCAATGATGATTTCTATCGCTTTACGTTTCATTCCTACACTATTAGAAGAAACACAAAGAATCATGAAAGCACAGGCCTCTAGAGGTGTTGATTTCCAGGAAGGTACATTTAAAGAGAAGGTATCAGCCATTGTCTCTTTAATTATTCCATTATTCATCTCTGCATTTATGCGTGCAGATGATCTCGCAAACGCTATGGAAAGTAGAAACTATAACCCAGAAGCAACAAGAACACGTTACCATCAGGTGAAGTGGAATTTAGGTGATACACTTTCTCTTGTTTTCTCACTTGTTGTCATTTCGAGTGTTATAGCTTTGAGTTTTATACTATGA
- the truA gene encoding tRNA pseudouridine(38-40) synthase TruA — MRIKCIVTYDGTHFYGWQIQPDKRTVQEEIQKAIYKITHEEVTIHSSGRTDAGVHAVGQVFHFDINKEIPEKQWIRALNNFLPDDIYIKDSFIVDESFHARYSAKKKEYRYLVSTKPYNPIERLYVYQHNRSLDIEAMRECAKIFLGEHDFASFCVFNGLGDTIRVIETIDIQEKDGIVTMRFIGNGFRRYMVRLITGALIQVGSHWRTKEFVEDLLNSKGKKKCLFKAKPEGLYLQEVYYEEND; from the coding sequence ATGAGAATAAAATGTATTGTGACTTATGATGGCACACACTTCTATGGCTGGCAGATTCAGCCAGATAAACGGACAGTACAGGAAGAAATACAAAAAGCCATTTATAAGATCACTCATGAAGAAGTCACAATTCATTCATCAGGAAGAACAGATGCAGGTGTCCATGCTGTAGGCCAGGTATTCCATTTTGATATCAATAAAGAAATACCTGAAAAACAATGGATCCGTGCTTTAAACAATTTCCTCCCTGATGATATCTATATCAAGGATTCATTCATAGTTGATGAATCTTTTCATGCACGCTATAGTGCAAAGAAGAAAGAATATCGTTATCTTGTTTCTACAAAACCTTATAATCCAATAGAGAGACTCTATGTCTATCAGCACAATCGTTCATTAGATATAGAAGCTATGAGGGAGTGTGCAAAGATCTTTTTAGGAGAACATGATTTTGCCTCATTTTGTGTCTTTAATGGTTTAGGAGATACAATCCGTGTTATAGAAACAATTGATATACAAGAAAAAGACGGTATTGTAACAATGCGATTTATTGGGAATGGATTCCGTCGTTACATGGTACGTCTTATAACAGGCGCACTTATACAAGTAGGATCCCACTGGCGTACAAAGGAATTTGTAGAAGACCTGCTTAACTCAAAGGGAAAGAAGAAATGTTTATTTAAGGCAAAGCCAGAAGGCCTTTATTTACAGGAAGTTTATTATGAAGAAAATGATTAA
- a CDS encoding PHP domain-containing protein, translated as MKKMINYHTHTYRCGHALGNEYEMVEAALHEGYQELGMSCHIALPHYRSHLLHSLTSIRSLQGLKSCIGAFLRNGPKMRMPYNEKQDYLNALDYCQKHFHYIKIYKGFEAEYFEDYLDYYQSLLDSGEVDYLILGHHFHKHSIHDCYYGRKNLKKKDLLHYAEELEKAMDTGLFSYVAHPDLFLMGYGKIDDVSKEVILRICKKAKATNTPLELNAGGVRKGKVKMNGKDVYPYANAYFFQIASMIGNDIILGLDAHSPDQLSYEMYHYLEKLAEEYHLHVLNHIEFKKGKQ; from the coding sequence ATGAAGAAAATGATTAACTATCATACCCATACATATCGCTGTGGACATGCATTAGGTAATGAATATGAAATGGTAGAAGCGGCACTGCATGAAGGTTATCAGGAATTAGGAATGAGTTGTCATATTGCTTTACCTCATTACCGTTCTCATCTTCTTCATTCACTGACTTCTATTCGTTCATTACAGGGATTAAAATCATGTATAGGTGCCTTCTTAAGAAATGGTCCTAAGATGCGTATGCCTTATAATGAAAAACAAGATTATCTAAATGCACTTGATTACTGTCAGAAGCATTTCCATTATATAAAGATATATAAGGGATTTGAGGCGGAATACTTTGAAGACTATCTAGATTATTATCAGAGTCTATTAGACTCCGGAGAAGTCGATTATTTAATTCTAGGACATCATTTTCATAAGCATAGTATTCATGACTGTTACTATGGTAGAAAGAATCTTAAGAAGAAAGATCTGCTGCATTATGCTGAAGAATTAGAAAAAGCAATGGATACAGGACTTTTTTCCTATGTAGCACATCCAGATCTCTTTTTAATGGGATATGGAAAAATAGATGATGTCAGCAAAGAAGTCATCTTACGTATATGTAAGAAGGCCAAAGCAACTAACACACCTCTAGAACTTAATGCAGGAGGCGTACGTAAGGGTAAAGTGAAGATGAATGGGAAGGACGTCTATCCTTATGCCAATGCCTATTTCTTCCAGATTGCCTCAATGATAGGCAATGATATTATTCTTGGATTAGATGCTCATTCACCAGATCAGCTCAGCTACGAGATGTATCATTATCTAGAAAAGTTGGCTGAAGAATATCATCTTCACGTTCTTAATCACATTGAATTCAAGAAAGGAAAACAATAG
- the rplM gene encoding 50S ribosomal protein L13: MRQTTMAKEATIERKWYVVDATGLTLGRLASQVATVLRGKNKPTYTPHVDTGDYVVIINAEKVVMTGKKLDKVKYYHHSGFLGGLKVKTARQFQEQNPTGFVETAIKGMLPHNTLGRQQAKKLFVYAGSEHPHAAQKPVELKLK; the protein is encoded by the coding sequence ATGAGACAAACAACAATGGCTAAAGAAGCCACAATTGAAAGAAAATGGTATGTTGTAGATGCAACTGGTCTTACATTAGGTCGTTTAGCATCTCAGGTTGCTACAGTATTAAGAGGTAAGAACAAGCCTACTTATACTCCACATGTAGACACTGGTGACTATGTAGTTATCATCAATGCAGAAAAAGTAGTAATGACAGGTAAGAAGTTAGACAAGGTGAAGTACTATCACCATTCTGGATTCTTAGGTGGTTTAAAAGTTAAAACTGCTAGACAGTTCCAGGAACAGAATCCAACTGGATTCGTAGAAACTGCCATCAAAGGTATGCTTCCACACAACACTCTTGGCAGACAGCAGGCTAAGAAATTATTTGTTTATGCTGGTAGTGAACATCCACATGCTGCTCAGAAACCAGTAGAATTAAAGTTAAAGTAG
- the rpsI gene encoding 30S ribosomal protein S9 has protein sequence MANVQYRGTGRRKSSVARVILTPGTGKCEINGKAAKEYLPSDVLLMIVDQPLELTGTKDKFDVKVNVNGGGISGQAGAIRHGIARALLEAGSDYRPTLKAAGLLTRDSRVKERKKYGLKKARRAPQFSKR, from the coding sequence ATGGCAAACGTACAGTACAGAGGAACAGGTCGTAGAAAATCTTCAGTAGCTCGTGTTATCTTAACACCAGGTACTGGTAAATGCGAAATCAACGGTAAGGCTGCTAAGGAATACCTTCCTTCAGACGTATTATTAATGATCGTTGACCAGCCATTAGAATTAACTGGTACAAAGGATAAGTTCGATGTAAAAGTTAATGTTAATGGTGGAGGTATCTCAGGTCAGGCTGGTGCTATCCGTCATGGTATCGCAAGAGCTTTACTTGAAGCTGGTTCTGATTACAGACCAACATTAAAGGCTGCTGGCTTATTAACTCGTGATTCAAGAGTTAAAGAACGTAAGAAATACGGTCTTAAAAAAGCAAGACGTGCTCCACAGTTCTCAAAGAGATAA
- a CDS encoding TSUP family transporter, whose protein sequence is MGIYFIVCPLVFLAGFVDSIAGGGGLISLPAYMFAGIPVHAAIATNKLSSSTGTVVSTARLIKNKKVDWGFVPGTVIGALIGSVAGANLTLIMSDHILKMVLVVLLPVVAICVLKDKNMDVEVPVGMTKTKQYLIAIACSFVIGCYDGFYGPGTGTFLLLVFTKFAKMPIDKATGNVKVVNLSSNISALVTFILAGKILWGLGLAASCFSIAGHYVGAGMVVNNGSKIIKPVIPIVLVLLMIKVVSGI, encoded by the coding sequence ATGGGGATTTATTTCATTGTATGTCCGTTAGTATTTCTAGCGGGCTTTGTAGATTCAATTGCAGGTGGTGGAGGTCTGATTTCACTTCCAGCCTATATGTTTGCAGGAATACCAGTACATGCTGCAATTGCGACAAATAAGCTGTCATCATCAACAGGCACAGTTGTATCGACTGCAAGACTTATTAAGAATAAAAAAGTAGATTGGGGATTTGTACCAGGAACAGTTATTGGCGCACTCATTGGTTCTGTCGCAGGCGCAAATCTTACACTCATTATGAGTGATCATATTCTAAAGATGGTACTAGTTGTTCTTTTACCAGTTGTCGCAATCTGTGTATTAAAAGATAAGAACATGGATGTAGAAGTTCCAGTGGGAATGACAAAGACTAAACAATATTTGATTGCGATTGCATGCTCATTTGTGATTGGCTGCTATGATGGATTCTATGGTCCAGGAACAGGCACATTCTTATTACTTGTATTTACTAAGTTTGCGAAGATGCCAATAGATAAGGCGACAGGAAATGTAAAGGTAGTAAATCTATCTTCCAACATTTCAGCATTAGTTACATTTATCTTAGCAGGAAAGATCCTATGGGGATTAGGACTTGCTGCTTCATGCTTTAGTATTGCAGGACATTATGTAGGTGCTGGAATGGTTGTGAATAACGGTTCTAAGATTATTAAACCAGTCATTCCAATTGTATTAGTATTATTAATGATTAAAGTTGTATCAGGAATATAG
- the aguB gene encoding N-carbamoylputrescine amidase — MRQVKVAALQFSCSKDVQENINKAEKMVREAADNDANIILLPELFERQYFCQEKRYDYYDYALPLEKNPAVNRFKEVAKELGVVIPVSFYERDIDRLFNTVAMIDADGSVLGIYRKTHIPDDHFYQEKFYFTPGDTSFKVFDTRFGCIGVGICWDQWFPETARCMAVQGAEMLLYPTAIGSEPILDVNSSGHWRRVMQGHAAANLMPVVAANRIGVETVEPCKENAGQSSSLDFYGCSFIADATGDIIVSAKQEETILYGEFDLDVLKEERLSWGLFRDRRPETYIVMTKK, encoded by the coding sequence ATGAGACAAGTCAAAGTTGCTGCATTACAGTTTTCATGCAGTAAAGATGTACAAGAAAATATTAATAAAGCAGAAAAGATGGTAAGAGAGGCAGCAGACAATGATGCCAATATCATTCTGCTTCCTGAATTATTTGAACGTCAGTATTTCTGTCAGGAGAAACGCTATGACTATTATGATTATGCATTACCTCTTGAAAAAAATCCTGCCGTGAATCGTTTTAAAGAAGTCGCAAAGGAATTAGGTGTAGTCATTCCTGTGAGCTTCTATGAAAGAGATATAGATCGTCTCTTTAATACTGTAGCAATGATTGATGCCGATGGAAGTGTGTTAGGTATTTATAGAAAAACACATATTCCTGATGATCATTTTTATCAGGAGAAGTTCTATTTCACTCCTGGTGACACTAGTTTTAAAGTATTTGATACACGTTTTGGTTGTATTGGTGTAGGCATCTGCTGGGATCAATGGTTTCCTGAAACAGCCAGATGTATGGCTGTACAGGGTGCAGAGATGTTACTCTACCCTACTGCCATTGGTAGTGAACCTATTCTAGATGTTAATAGCAGTGGTCATTGGAGACGTGTGATGCAGGGTCATGCAGCCGCTAATTTAATGCCTGTAGTGGCTGCAAATCGTATTGGAGTAGAAACAGTTGAACCTTGTAAAGAAAATGCCGGACAATCTTCTTCTTTAGATTTTTATGGTTGTTCTTTTATTGCGGATGCAACAGGAGATATTATTGTCTCAGCAAAACAGGAAGAGACAATACTTTATGGAGAGTTTGATTTAGATGTATTGAAAGAGGAACGTTTATCTTGGGGATTGTTCAGAGATAGACGTCCTGAGACTTATATCGTAATGACAAAGAAATAA
- the aguA gene encoding agmatine deiminase, with translation MKILKTDCLSDGFRMPGEFEKQDGCLMIYPWRPGSWNYNAKYARDVFVEIAHILGAYEDVYMIVRSEDMNEAITRLDHPHIHIIETSSDDAWARDTGPTFVINDKGERRGINWEFNAWGGSYDGLYSHWENDQLIPNHLCEYLGDDLYEARPFVLEGGSIHVDGEGTLITTEECLLSPGRNPTMTRDEIEEKLKQYLNVEKIIWLPYGIYNDETNGHVDNFCCFVKPGEVLLAWTDDEEDPQYVRSHMAYEILSSQKDAKGRPLKIHKLPIPHIPVCITEEDLKGYEFEEGEDTREVGERLAASYINFYIGNHCVLVPQFGDEHDSVAVEILKECFPERDIIPIEARVILTGGGNIHCITQQIPAK, from the coding sequence ATGAAGATTTTAAAAACAGATTGTCTTAGTGATGGATTTCGTATGCCTGGAGAATTTGAAAAGCAAGATGGCTGTTTGATGATTTATCCATGGCGTCCTGGCTCTTGGAATTATAATGCGAAGTATGCAAGAGATGTATTTGTAGAGATTGCACATATTCTTGGGGCATATGAAGACGTGTATATGATTGTACGTTCTGAAGATATGAACGAAGCTATCACAAGACTTGATCATCCTCATATTCACATTATAGAAACAAGTAGTGATGATGCATGGGCAAGAGATACTGGACCTACTTTTGTGATTAATGACAAAGGTGAGAGAAGAGGTATTAACTGGGAATTTAATGCCTGGGGTGGAAGTTATGATGGTTTATATTCCCATTGGGAAAATGATCAGCTTATTCCGAATCATCTCTGTGAATATCTTGGAGATGACTTGTATGAAGCACGTCCTTTTGTCTTAGAAGGTGGCTCGATTCATGTAGACGGTGAAGGAACACTAATTACAACTGAAGAATGTTTATTAAGTCCTGGACGTAATCCTACAATGACTCGTGATGAGATTGAAGAGAAGCTGAAACAATATTTGAATGTAGAAAAGATCATCTGGCTTCCTTATGGTATTTATAATGATGAAACAAATGGACATGTAGATAACTTCTGTTGTTTTGTAAAGCCTGGTGAAGTGCTTCTTGCATGGACTGATGATGAAGAGGATCCACAATATGTAAGAAGTCATATGGCTTATGAAATCTTATCGAGTCAAAAAGATGCAAAAGGAAGACCGTTAAAGATTCATAAACTCCCTATTCCACATATTCCTGTATGTATTACTGAAGAAGATTTAAAGGGATACGAGTTTGAAGAGGGCGAAGATACAAGAGAAGTTGGAGAACGTTTAGCTGCAAGCTATATTAATTTCTATATTGGCAATCATTGTGTATTAGTTCCACAGTTTGGGGATGAACATGACAGTGTAGCTGTGGAAATATTAAAAGAGTGTTTTCCTGAACGTGACATTATTCCTATTGAAGCACGTGTTATTTTAACTGGTGGAGGGAATATCCATTGTATTACACAGCAGATTCCTGCAAAGTAG